Below is a window of Caldicellulosiruptoraceae bacterium PP1 DNA.
TTTCAATTAGACTTAGCATTCTTTCAAAACATATTCGAAAGAATGCTAAGAAGAAAGATTTTTCTATTATTGAGATAAATGAAGGTAACGATGAAATAGGAGAAACCATTAGAGAATTTAATAATATGTCAAAAAAGATTAAAGAACTTATTGAAAAAGAAATGTTAGCAAAAATACAAAGGCAAAACTTAGAAATTGAGAGAAAGCAAGCAGAGATAAATGCACTTCAATCACAGATTAATCCTCATTTTTTGTTTAATACATTAGAGTCTATTAGAATGAGAAGTATAATAAAGAATGAAAAGGAAACTGCCGAGATTATTAAATATCTTACTAAAACATTAAGAAGACTTATATATTGGGGAAATGATGTTATTACAATAGAAGATGAACTCAAGTTTATTGATGAATTTTTAAGGATTCAGAATTATCGACTTGGTGAAAAATTAACATTTGAAATATATGCAGATGAAGATGTTAAGAATTTAAGAATACCTAAAATGACAATTCAACCACTTGTTGAGAATTCTTGCATCCATGGCATAGAAGAAGTTGAGGGGAATGGATATGTAAAGGTAAAGGTATATAAGGATGCAGATAAATTATTAATAACTGTTGAAGATAACGGAAGGGGTATGAAAGAGGAAGAGATTAAAACTCTTTTTGATAATATATACTGTGAAAAAAATGATTCTAAAAGTATTGGTTTAAAAAATGTATATCGTAGGTTACAACTTTTCTATAATGATAAATTTACATTTAGTATTGATAGCAAATATAAACAAGGAACAGTAATAAAAATTGGAATACTTCTTAATAATGATATTATTTATAAAACTGTTGAAAATGAGGAGAAGTCTAATGTATAGGGTGCTGCTTGTTGAAGACGAAATCTTTGTAAGAGAAGGTATTAAAAGCTTAATAGATTGGGGAAGTATTGGTTTTTCAATTTGTGGTGAGGCTTCTCATGGGAAAGAAGCACTTAAAATTCTTCAAAAAGAATCTTTCGATGTTATTATTACAGATATCAAAATGCCTGAAATGAATGGTTTAGAATTAATAGAAGAGATAAATAAAAGATTTTCTCAGATACCTAAAATTATTATAATAAGTGGTTATAATGAATTCGAATTCGCTAGAACAGCTTTGAAATATAATGTTAAAAACTACATTTTAAAGCCTTTAGATGAATTAGAAATTATCGAGACCATGAAAAAAGTAAGTGATGAAATTAATAAAGATAAACAAGAGAAAGTGCAAAACGATAAATATCGTTTATTAAACAAGAACAATGAATTTCTAAAGTATTTAGAAAAATCAGATTCTATTGATATTAATTATTTACTTGATAATGATTTTAGAAAAGATAAAAACAACTTGGTTATGCTTTCGAAGGTTAATAAAAATGATAAATATGATATTGATAACCTTCTTTATAATTTAGTATACAATTTAAAACAAGCTGAAAAAGGTAATATAAATCTTGATATTTTCTGTGATCATAATTTAAATATATACTTTTTTGCAAAAAGCAAAACACTTAATAATTTGCAAATAATAGAAAAAATTTATCGATATTTAACTAACAATATACAAGAAGATATTACAATTATATACGAAACAATAGATGATATATCAAAAATAAGAAACACATGTAACAAACTTTTAAAGCTTTTAGATTATCTATGCTTTTATGAAAAAACTGGAATATTCAATAGTAATGAAATTAATTGCTTTATCCAAATTGCTAAGTTAGATGAAAAAAGTTTAATAAATAATACAATAAAAAATATAGAACAAAATAATGTTTCAAAAATTAAAGAAGATGTAACTTTATTTATAGATAAATGTTTTCAAGAAAAGATATCCATAGAGGTAATAAGAGGATATATTAACTTGGTAATAATTGAGCTTTTAGAATATTTTCAGATATACGATTTTGAACTTGATGAATTCTTAGCTGTTTTTGATGAAAAATCCTCAAAAAAGAAAGTGATAAATACTTTAAATGATCTGTGTTTAAAGATACTTGAAATTTATAAAAATCAAATTCAAAATTCAAATAATGCTATTATAAAGAAAATAGAAAGATATATAAATGAAAACTTTTCAAAAGATATTACAATAAAAGAAATGTCAAGAGAATTTTATATGAACCCAATTTATCTTGGCCAGCTTTTTAAAAAACAATTTGGTATGAATTTCAATAAATATCTACATACTATACGTGTTGAAATGGCAAAGAGAATGCTTACTAATTCAAATAAAAAGGTATATGAAATTGCTAAAGAGGTTGGGTATAAGGATCCTGAATACTTTTCTATGAAGTTTGAAGAAGTAACAGGTATGACGCCTTCCAACTATAGAAATCAAAAAACAAGATGATTGATAAATATAGGGGGCATAACAATGGAAGAGAAATATTCAATGTGTTGGCTTCAATATAATACTTTAAAGGATAAAGAAAGCTATAAGGACTACATTAAAAATATCATATATTTTGAAGAAAATGATAAAATAAATGCATGCATTGGTGAGTTAAAAAGATTTATTAAAGAAGGGTTTAACAAAACACCAAAATTAATAAAATATGAATTACCACAAAAAGTTTCTGGTATTATTATCGGTAAGATTGAACAACTGAAACAATTAGGATTAGAAATTGAGAAAAATAATCTAAAAGATGAAGGTTTTTTAATTAAAGAAGTTGACAAAAATCTTATTGCAGTTTTAGCAAATTCATATAATGGATTAGTTTATGGAACTTTTGAACTGATTAAACTAATAAGACTTGGAGAAAAGCTAAATGATATAAATATAATAAAAAATCCAAAAGCAAACTTAAGAATTATTAATCATTGGGACAATTTTGATGGTACAATAGAAAGAGGATATGCAGGGAAATCAATCTTTTATAAAGATAATAAAATACTTCTAAACTCAAAAAGGATAGTAGATTATGCAAGATTATTATCATCAATTGGTATTAATTCTATTGTACTTAATAATGTAAATGTAAAGAAAAGAGAGGTTGAGTTTTTAACAGAGCCATACCTTAAAAAATTTCAAAAGATAGCAAATATATTTGGCAAGTATGGCATAAAAATATTTTTGAGCATTAATTTTGCAAGTCCAATTTATCTTGGGAAACTTCCAACAGCTGATCCTCTTGATAAGGATGTTTGTAAGTGGTGGGAGGACAAAGCTAAAGAGATATATGATATCATTCCTAATTTTGGAGGTTTTCTTGTAAAGGCTGATTCAGAATTTAATCCAGGACCTTATGTTTATAACAGAAGCCATGCAGATGGAGCAAATATGTTGGCAAAAGCATTAAAACATTATGGGGGATTAGTTATTTGGAGATGT
It encodes the following:
- a CDS encoding response regulator, with the translated sequence MYRVLLVEDEIFVREGIKSLIDWGSIGFSICGEASHGKEALKILQKESFDVIITDIKMPEMNGLELIEEINKRFSQIPKIIIISGYNEFEFARTALKYNVKNYILKPLDELEIIETMKKVSDEINKDKQEKVQNDKYRLLNKNNEFLKYLEKSDSIDINYLLDNDFRKDKNNLVMLSKVNKNDKYDIDNLLYNLVYNLKQAEKGNINLDIFCDHNLNIYFFAKSKTLNNLQIIEKIYRYLTNNIQEDITIIYETIDDISKIRNTCNKLLKLLDYLCFYEKTGIFNSNEINCFIQIAKLDEKSLINNTIKNIEQNNVSKIKEDVTLFIDKCFQEKISIEVIRGYINLVIIELLEYFQIYDFELDEFLAVFDEKSSKKKVINTLNDLCLKILEIYKNQIQNSNNAIIKKIERYINENFSKDITIKEMSREFYMNPIYLGQLFKKQFGMNFNKYLHTIRVEMAKRMLTNSNKKVYEIAKEVGYKDPEYFSMKFEEVTGMTPSNYRNQKTR